Proteins co-encoded in one Polynucleobacter sp. MWH-UH19D genomic window:
- a CDS encoding site-2 protease family protein — protein MQALITLGAFLLTLGVLVSFHEFGHFLAARACGVRVLRFAIGFGKPLFTYRATNQTEWVLASIPLGGYVKLLDGRDRNQVIRLEDRNDAFDHKPLWQRSLIVAAGPFANFFLAVLLFSVIYVSGAPQLPAVLQSPPENSVAAQLGISQGDRVVGWQDLGLETAPISGQFKSVLSWNALRWNLMDALTGESGFALELQDSTGGSFIKTFKAEDLPIMRPDGDVMKDLGIMPISIPLQDWQELKLSPLQALGLATQRVWLITKVSARLMLGIFTGKASLKQLGGPLSIADMAGKSVQVGWQPFLAFLALISISIGMLNLLPFPMLDGGQLLYDSWELVAGKRISVSMQEQLQKVGFLLLISLSLLALFNDLQRYIPS, from the coding sequence ATGCAAGCATTAATTACTCTCGGCGCGTTTTTATTAACCCTAGGGGTCCTGGTAAGTTTTCATGAGTTTGGCCATTTTCTGGCGGCGCGAGCTTGTGGTGTCCGAGTATTACGATTTGCGATTGGCTTTGGAAAACCTCTATTCACATACCGAGCCACTAATCAAACCGAGTGGGTCCTAGCCTCTATTCCCTTGGGTGGTTATGTGAAATTGTTGGATGGTCGCGACCGCAATCAGGTGATTCGTCTTGAGGATCGCAATGATGCTTTTGATCACAAGCCACTTTGGCAGCGATCTCTGATTGTGGCTGCAGGACCATTTGCCAATTTCTTTTTAGCTGTCTTATTGTTTTCTGTGATTTATGTTTCGGGCGCCCCTCAATTGCCTGCGGTATTGCAGAGCCCCCCTGAAAATTCGGTTGCCGCTCAATTGGGTATCTCCCAAGGGGATAGAGTGGTGGGGTGGCAAGATTTAGGTTTAGAGACCGCGCCAATATCAGGACAGTTTAAAAGTGTCTTGAGCTGGAATGCTTTGCGCTGGAATTTGATGGACGCATTAACAGGTGAGTCTGGTTTTGCTTTGGAGTTGCAAGATTCGACGGGCGGTAGCTTTATCAAGACATTTAAAGCCGAAGATCTCCCAATAATGAGGCCGGACGGGGATGTCATGAAAGATCTTGGAATCATGCCGATATCAATACCCTTGCAGGATTGGCAAGAACTGAAACTGAGCCCTTTGCAAGCTTTGGGACTTGCCACCCAAAGGGTTTGGTTAATTACTAAGGTATCGGCCAGGCTGATGCTGGGAATATTCACGGGCAAGGCCTCTTTAAAGCAGCTTGGAGGGCCTTTAAGCATTGCAGATATGGCTGGAAAGTCGGTCCAGGTTGGTTGGCAACCCTTCTTAGCATTTTTGGCATTAATCAGCATCAGCATTGGGATGCTCAATTTACTGCCTTTTCCCATGCTAGATGGGGGTCAGCTCCTGTATGATTCATGGGAGTTAGTTGCTGGAAAGCGGATTTCGGTTTCGATGCAAGAGCAGCTCCAAAAAGTGGGCTTTTTATTGCTGATTTCCTTGTCGCTTTTGGCCTTGTTTAACGATTTACAACGCTATATTCCGTCTTGA
- a CDS encoding OmpH family outer membrane protein, which translates to MKFVQSSKSLQWIIAAIALVVAASQVFAQDAGTRVAVVNSEKVFNESNLAKAMQTRLQNEFTKRQNDLRDSAQKIQTAAEKLDRDAAVMNEAERVRRQRELADQDRELQRKQREFTEDLNQRTFEERGKIAEKANAVLRQIAEQRKLDIIVQEAAFVSPKADITDDVIKALNSQK; encoded by the coding sequence ATGAAGTTTGTTCAGTCCTCTAAATCGCTTCAATGGATTATTGCTGCAATTGCATTGGTAGTTGCTGCATCACAGGTTTTTGCACAGGATGCTGGTACACGGGTAGCCGTCGTAAATTCTGAAAAAGTGTTTAACGAGTCTAATCTTGCTAAAGCGATGCAGACTCGTTTGCAAAATGAATTTACTAAACGCCAGAACGACCTACGTGATAGCGCACAAAAAATTCAAACAGCTGCTGAGAAGTTGGATCGTGATGCCGCAGTAATGAATGAGGCTGAGCGTGTTCGTCGTCAGCGTGAGTTGGCTGATCAGGATCGTGAGTTACAACGCAAGCAACGTGAGTTCACTGAGGATCTAAATCAGCGCACTTTTGAAGAGCGCGGTAAGATCGCTGAGAAGGCAAACGCAGTTTTGCGTCAAATTGCTGAGCAACGAAAATTGGACATCATTGTTCAGGAAGCTGCCTTCGTAAGTCCTAAGGCTGATATTACTGATGATGTAATCAAGGCTTTAAATAGCCAGAAGTAA
- the ispC gene encoding 1-deoxy-D-xylulose-5-phosphate reductoisomerase, with protein MTRRVAILGSTGSIGVNTLDVIRAHPDRFNVAALTAGKQIDRLVEQCIEFQPAIAVVSEADDAKRLEALLRQKNIATQVMHGPSSLVAAVTDSDCDTVMAAIVGAAGLVPALAAAKAGKRVLLANKEALVMSGNLFMHAISAGGGELLPIDSEHNAIFQCLPNNFTKESSPQNAYLGVEELWLTASGGPFRNTPLEQLSNITPEQACAHPNWVMGRKISVDSATMMNKGLEVIEAFWLFGLPLEKIKVLIHPQSVVHSMVRYRDGSVLAQMGQPDMRTPIAYGLAWPERIAAGVPSLSLTQLANLSFSEPDLSRFPCLSLAFAAAKTGGTAPTVLNAANEIAVAAFLDEGLPYLQIPVVVEKTLNAIAIEGADSLDTILHVDAQARKVTRELIQAL; from the coding sequence ATGACAAGGCGTGTAGCCATTCTGGGTTCTACTGGATCAATAGGCGTTAATACCTTAGATGTTATCCGTGCGCACCCTGATCGCTTTAATGTAGCGGCGCTGACTGCAGGTAAACAGATTGATCGTTTAGTGGAGCAGTGCATTGAGTTTCAACCTGCGATTGCAGTGGTATCTGAAGCGGATGATGCTAAACGTCTAGAAGCGTTATTGCGTCAAAAAAATATAGCAACTCAAGTCATGCATGGTCCATCATCTCTCGTAGCTGCTGTGACAGATTCGGATTGCGATACAGTCATGGCGGCGATTGTGGGTGCCGCAGGTCTTGTACCTGCTTTAGCGGCTGCCAAAGCAGGCAAAAGAGTCTTGCTCGCTAATAAAGAAGCCTTGGTGATGTCTGGCAATTTATTTATGCATGCTATTAGTGCGGGTGGTGGTGAGTTACTGCCGATTGATAGTGAGCACAATGCTATTTTTCAATGCCTGCCCAATAATTTCACTAAAGAATCTTCACCTCAAAATGCGTATCTAGGAGTTGAAGAGTTATGGTTAACCGCCTCTGGTGGGCCATTTCGAAATACTCCGCTGGAGCAGCTTAGTAACATTACGCCAGAGCAAGCGTGTGCTCATCCAAACTGGGTAATGGGTAGAAAAATTTCTGTAGATTCAGCGACGATGATGAATAAAGGTCTGGAAGTAATTGAGGCTTTTTGGTTATTTGGACTACCCCTTGAAAAAATTAAAGTTTTAATACATCCGCAAAGCGTAGTGCATTCAATGGTTCGCTATCGCGATGGCTCTGTATTGGCACAAATGGGCCAACCAGATATGCGTACACCCATTGCTTATGGCCTAGCATGGCCAGAGAGAATTGCCGCAGGAGTGCCATCTTTGAGTTTGACTCAGTTGGCTAACTTGAGTTTTTCAGAGCCAGATCTGTCGCGTTTTCCTTGCCTGTCATTGGCATTTGCTGCCGCGAAAACTGGGGGGACTGCACCTACCGTATTAAATGCTGCGAATGAAATTGCTGTTGCTGCGTTTTTGGATGAAGGTCTGCCGTATTTGCAAATACCAGTGGTGGTGGAGAAGACGCTAAATGCAATTGCCATTGAGGGTGCAGATTCTTTGGATACGATTTTGCACGTTGACGCACAAGCTAGAAAAGTAACGCGCGAGTTGATTCAAGCTCTCTAG
- the bamA gene encoding outer membrane protein assembly factor BamA, producing the protein MRFLAKLVLLMSIGWSLHVHAADSFVVKDIRVEGLQRVEPGTVFSYLSVQVGDTFTEEKGAEAIKALYSTGFFRDVQIQAQGNILIVIVDERPTISRIEFTGMKEFDPEIVRKSLKTVGVAEARFYDKALIDKAEQELKRQYVGKGMFAAEVVATVTPVERNQVAVYFNIDEGPVAKIQEINFIGTDAFSEGTLRSEMQLKTGGWLSWYSKDNLYSKQKLTADLETIRSYYLNRGYLEFVIESTQVSITPDKKGIYLTISIREGKKFTVKDVRLAGELLGKEAELKQLIVLKPGDTFSSAKLTESTKAIAEVLGSYGYAFATINPQPDIRREQAEVDLTLVIDPGRRIYVRKVEISGNAKTRDMVIRREMRQFESSWFDSDKIDLSKKRLGRLGYFTETDITTEDVPGSPDQVDVNVKVTEKPTGAVTIGAGFSSTEKLILSAGINQDNAFGTGTSVGLNASLGKINQNLTLSNYDPYFTEEGISRYTDLYYRSSKPLYYVGDPDYQIKSVGSNIKFGVPYTEVDRVFFGTGVEAFSVYSTLNTPIPYQNYVQSYTGSPYGRLQTYNVPLTVGWARDGRDSALIPSDGSLEQLSAEVGTPVGNMTFYRMYGQYQKYHSFSKGNILSLNGEVGYSQAYGQYPFPITKNYYVGGIGSVRGYSPGSLGPQYYNSLIGAYQPTGGQSKIVGNIEYTVPVPGSGVDKTLRTFAFIDGGNAFGENINLVLSYSYGLGISWISPLGPLKFSYGIPYKPYPTANVQRLQFQVGTAF; encoded by the coding sequence ATGCGTTTTTTAGCAAAACTCGTTCTATTGATGTCAATTGGATGGAGTCTGCATGTTCATGCAGCAGATTCTTTTGTGGTTAAAGATATTCGAGTCGAAGGTTTGCAACGCGTAGAGCCTGGGACGGTATTTAGTTATTTATCAGTTCAGGTTGGTGATACGTTTACCGAAGAAAAGGGTGCTGAAGCAATTAAGGCCCTCTACAGCACAGGCTTCTTCAGGGACGTACAAATTCAAGCTCAGGGCAATATTCTGATCGTGATTGTGGATGAGCGCCCTACTATTTCCCGAATTGAATTCACGGGAATGAAGGAGTTTGATCCGGAGATTGTTCGCAAGTCGCTCAAAACAGTTGGTGTAGCAGAAGCACGTTTTTACGATAAGGCGTTAATTGATAAAGCTGAGCAAGAGCTTAAGCGTCAATATGTTGGCAAAGGGATGTTTGCAGCCGAGGTGGTTGCGACTGTTACGCCTGTAGAGCGTAACCAAGTTGCAGTGTATTTCAATATTGATGAAGGTCCAGTTGCCAAAATCCAAGAAATTAATTTCATTGGCACCGATGCGTTCAGTGAGGGTACTCTCCGTAGCGAAATGCAACTGAAAACAGGTGGCTGGCTTTCTTGGTACAGCAAAGACAACTTGTATTCCAAGCAAAAGCTCACTGCGGATTTAGAAACGATTCGTTCTTACTATTTAAATCGCGGTTACCTTGAGTTTGTGATTGAGTCGACACAGGTATCCATCACGCCTGACAAAAAGGGCATTTACCTGACGATTAGTATTCGCGAGGGCAAGAAATTTACTGTTAAAGATGTTCGCTTAGCTGGTGAGCTACTCGGTAAAGAAGCAGAGCTAAAGCAGTTGATCGTTCTGAAACCTGGCGATACATTCTCTTCTGCGAAGTTAACAGAGAGCACTAAAGCAATCGCCGAGGTATTGGGTTCCTATGGTTATGCTTTCGCAACCATTAATCCGCAACCAGATATTCGACGCGAGCAAGCTGAAGTAGATTTGACCTTGGTGATTGATCCAGGTCGTCGTATCTATGTACGCAAAGTAGAAATTTCTGGAAATGCCAAAACTCGCGATATGGTGATTCGTCGTGAGATGCGTCAATTTGAAAGCTCTTGGTTTGATAGCGACAAAATTGATTTGTCTAAAAAGCGTCTTGGTCGTTTGGGCTATTTCACCGAAACCGATATCACTACTGAGGATGTGCCAGGCTCTCCGGATCAGGTCGATGTCAATGTAAAAGTGACCGAAAAGCCCACTGGTGCTGTCACGATTGGTGCGGGCTTCTCCTCTACTGAAAAGTTGATTCTTTCGGCAGGTATTAATCAGGATAATGCTTTTGGAACCGGTACTTCAGTGGGTCTGAATGCTTCATTGGGTAAGATCAATCAGAACTTAACCCTGTCTAACTACGATCCATATTTTACGGAAGAGGGTATTAGTCGCTACACCGATCTTTACTACAGATCTTCCAAGCCTTTGTATTATGTAGGTGACCCCGATTACCAAATAAAGTCTGTGGGCTCTAACATCAAGTTTGGTGTTCCTTACACCGAGGTAGATCGAGTATTTTTTGGAACTGGTGTTGAGGCATTTAGCGTTTATTCGACGCTTAATACCCCAATACCGTACCAAAACTATGTGCAGTCATACACTGGTTCACCATATGGGCGCTTACAAACATATAACGTTCCATTGACTGTTGGTTGGGCGCGCGATGGTCGTGATAGCGCTTTAATTCCGTCAGATGGCTCTTTAGAGCAGTTATCTGCAGAAGTAGGCACTCCGGTTGGCAATATGACTTTCTATCGGATGTATGGCCAATATCAGAAGTATCACTCTTTCTCTAAAGGTAATATTTTGTCCTTAAATGGTGAGGTTGGGTATAGCCAAGCCTATGGGCAATATCCTTTCCCGATCACCAAAAACTACTATGTTGGTGGTATTGGATCGGTCCGCGGATACTCTCCGGGGTCTTTGGGTCCCCAGTATTACAACTCCTTGATTGGTGCATATCAACCGACCGGCGGACAGTCAAAAATTGTGGGTAACATTGAGTACACGGTGCCGGTGCCAGGCTCTGGGGTGGATAAGACCCTGCGTACTTTTGCATTTATCGATGGTGGTAACGCATTCGGAGAGAATATCAATTTGGTCTTGAGTTATTCGTATGGATTGGGTATATCATGGATATCCCCTCTTGGTCCGTTAAAATTTAGTTATGGCATCCCCTACAAGCCATACCCAACTGCTAACGTCCAGCGTTTACAGTTCCAAGTGGGTACAGCGTTTTAA
- the lpxD gene encoding UDP-3-O-(3-hydroxymyristoyl)glucosamine N-acyltransferase, whose amino-acid sequence MPTAIELANQFQASLVGEASNPFVGLAPLEHATQNQISFLSNPLYRQQAANSGAGALIVSKSDFEFLQANPGKGSAQRVYFISSNPYATFARMAQHFAKQNTPTHAPGIHASAAIDPSAIVPASCHIGPFVQIGSNVKLGERVVILGNTTIARDSAIASDSLIYPSVSLYSGTQVGERCIIHSGAVIGSDGFGFAPDFSATGGEWVKIPQTGNVVIGDDVEIGASTTIDCGAMSDTVIGSGTKIDNQVQIAHNVIVGKCCVIAGCAAISGSTKIGNFCIIGGAANFAGHLTIADRTTVSGNTSIIRSITEPGQHFTGVYPSMLHAAWEKNAAILRGLDKIRQRLRLLDKK is encoded by the coding sequence ATGCCAACCGCCATTGAGCTGGCCAATCAGTTTCAAGCAAGCTTGGTGGGGGAGGCTTCCAACCCCTTTGTTGGCTTGGCACCCCTAGAGCACGCCACACAAAACCAAATATCATTCTTATCAAATCCCCTGTATCGTCAGCAGGCTGCCAATAGTGGCGCGGGGGCGCTGATTGTTAGTAAGTCTGATTTTGAATTCTTGCAAGCAAATCCTGGAAAAGGATCAGCTCAGCGAGTCTACTTTATCTCGTCAAATCCCTATGCAACTTTCGCCAGAATGGCGCAGCATTTTGCAAAGCAAAACACTCCGACTCATGCACCAGGTATTCATGCGAGTGCGGCAATAGATCCTTCAGCAATTGTTCCAGCCTCATGCCATATTGGACCATTTGTACAAATTGGGTCAAATGTAAAGTTGGGTGAGCGGGTTGTAATTTTGGGTAATACCACTATTGCAAGAGATAGCGCAATTGCGAGCGACTCTCTCATATACCCATCGGTATCTCTCTATTCTGGAACGCAAGTTGGTGAGCGTTGCATTATTCATAGTGGTGCAGTGATTGGTTCTGATGGATTTGGATTTGCTCCAGATTTTTCCGCGACAGGCGGTGAATGGGTCAAAATTCCTCAAACCGGAAATGTGGTAATCGGTGATGATGTTGAGATTGGCGCTTCAACCACAATTGATTGCGGGGCGATGAGTGATACTGTAATTGGCTCGGGGACCAAAATTGATAATCAAGTACAAATTGCGCACAATGTTATCGTTGGCAAGTGTTGCGTTATTGCAGGCTGCGCAGCTATTTCGGGGAGCACCAAGATTGGTAACTTCTGCATTATTGGAGGCGCCGCAAATTTTGCTGGTCATCTCACGATTGCTGATAGAACTACCGTTTCTGGTAATACCTCTATTATTCGATCTATTACAGAGCCTGGCCAGCATTTCACGGGCGTTTACCCATCAATGTTGCATGCTGCTTGGGAGAAGAATGCGGCTATCTTGCGTGGGCTAGATAAAATACGACAACGTTTACGATTATTGGATAAAAAGTAA
- the lpxA gene encoding acyl-ACP--UDP-N-acetylglucosamine O-acyltransferase, whose protein sequence is MTRIHASAVVDSKAELASDVEIGPYSVIGPHVKIGAGTKVGSHTVIEGHTTIGKENNFAHFAAIGGPPQDMKYRGEPTQLIIGDRNTIREFTTIHTGTSQDEGITRIGNDNWIMAYVHIAHDCQVGNHTIFSSNAQIAGHVQVSDWAIMGGMSGVHQFVRIGQHAMLGGASALVQDIPPFVIAAGDKAAPHGINVEGLKRRGFSSETISALRQAYKVLYKDGLSFEEAKVEIQKMVSASAADPATAEKLAQFHDFIAASTRGIIR, encoded by the coding sequence ATGACTCGGATTCATGCATCTGCAGTGGTAGATAGCAAGGCTGAGCTTGCCAGCGATGTCGAGATTGGACCATATTCCGTTATCGGGCCACATGTCAAAATTGGTGCTGGTACTAAGGTAGGCTCTCACACCGTAATAGAGGGCCATACCACTATTGGTAAGGAAAATAATTTTGCACATTTTGCGGCGATTGGCGGTCCACCACAAGATATGAAGTATCGCGGCGAGCCAACCCAACTGATCATTGGAGATCGAAACACCATTCGTGAGTTCACAACGATACATACGGGTACATCGCAGGATGAGGGTATTACCCGCATTGGTAACGATAACTGGATCATGGCCTATGTTCATATTGCCCATGATTGTCAGGTTGGCAATCACACGATTTTCTCAAGTAATGCCCAAATTGCTGGACATGTACAAGTGAGTGACTGGGCCATCATGGGTGGTATGTCTGGTGTGCATCAATTTGTAAGAATTGGCCAGCATGCGATGTTAGGTGGAGCGTCTGCACTTGTGCAAGATATTCCGCCTTTTGTCATTGCAGCTGGTGATAAAGCAGCACCCCATGGTATCAATGTAGAAGGCCTAAAACGTCGTGGCTTTTCAAGCGAAACGATTTCTGCATTGCGCCAAGCATATAAAGTTCTCTACAAGGATGGTTTAAGTTTTGAGGAAGCAAAAGTAGAGATTCAGAAGATGGTTTCTGCAAGTGCAGCTGATCCGGCTACCGCTGAAAAGCTTGCGCAGTTTCATGACTTTATTGCAGCCTCAACTCGCGGCATCATTCGATAA
- the pyrH gene encoding UMP kinase, whose product MPGYKRVLLKLSGEALMGDDAFGINPVTIDAMVSEIAQVVNSGVELAIVIGGGNIFRGVAGGAAGMDRATADYMGMLATMMNSLALQDALRQKGVEARVQSALRMDQVVEPYIRPRAIRAMSEGKVVIFAAGTGNPFFTTDTAAALRGAEMGVEVMLKATKVDGIYSADPVKDPSATLYKTITFDEALIKNLQVMDATAFALCRDRKLPIKVFSILKPGALMRVVQGEPEGTLVHV is encoded by the coding sequence ATGCCAGGCTACAAACGCGTCCTCCTAAAATTATCTGGTGAAGCCCTGATGGGGGATGATGCTTTTGGCATCAATCCAGTCACCATCGATGCCATGGTTTCTGAGATTGCTCAAGTAGTCAATAGCGGAGTAGAGCTTGCAATTGTGATTGGCGGAGGAAATATTTTCCGCGGTGTTGCAGGTGGCGCAGCAGGCATGGATCGGGCAACAGCTGACTACATGGGTATGTTGGCAACCATGATGAACTCACTTGCTTTGCAAGATGCATTGCGTCAAAAGGGGGTAGAGGCTCGCGTTCAATCTGCGTTAAGAATGGATCAAGTAGTCGAGCCTTACATTCGTCCTCGCGCCATTCGTGCAATGAGTGAGGGTAAGGTTGTCATTTTTGCAGCAGGTACTGGTAATCCATTCTTTACCACTGATACAGCAGCTGCTTTGCGCGGTGCTGAAATGGGTGTAGAGGTGATGTTGAAGGCAACTAAGGTTGATGGTATCTATAGTGCTGACCCAGTAAAAGATCCATCAGCGACCTTGTATAAAACGATCACTTTTGATGAAGCGTTGATTAAAAACTTACAAGTCATGGATGCGACTGCATTTGCATTGTGTCGTGACAGAAAATTACCAATCAAAGTATTTTCAATACTCAAGCCAGGCGCATTAATGCGTGTAGTGCAGGGCGAGCCTGAAGGTACTTTGGTGCACGTTTAA
- the frr gene encoding ribosome recycling factor, with protein MSAVEIKTNTDQKMQKSLESLKANLAKIRSGRANPGILEHIQVEYYGNPTPLSQVASLGLADARTINVQPFEKTMVAAVEKAIRDSDLGLNPASQGTVIRVPMPALTEERRRELTKVVKGEGEDTKIAVRNLRRDANEHLKRLTKDKEISEDEERRATDEIQKMTDKAVVEIDKIISDKEKEIMTV; from the coding sequence ATGTCTGCAGTAGAAATTAAAACCAATACCGATCAGAAGATGCAAAAGTCACTTGAATCTTTGAAGGCAAATCTTGCAAAGATTCGTTCTGGACGCGCTAATCCGGGAATTTTGGAACATATTCAGGTGGAGTACTACGGCAACCCCACTCCCTTAAGTCAAGTGGCTAGCTTGGGTTTGGCAGACGCGCGCACAATCAATGTTCAACCTTTTGAGAAGACGATGGTTGCTGCAGTAGAAAAGGCTATTCGTGACTCTGACTTGGGTTTAAATCCTGCATCTCAAGGTACAGTCATTCGAGTGCCAATGCCAGCATTAACGGAAGAGCGTCGTCGCGAGCTCACCAAAGTCGTCAAGGGCGAGGGCGAGGATACCAAAATTGCTGTACGCAATTTACGTCGCGATGCTAATGAACATTTGAAGCGCTTAACTAAAGATAAAGAAATTTCTGAGGATGAAGAGCGTCGTGCAACCGATGAAATTCAGAAGATGACTGATAAAGCTGTTGTGGAGATTGACAAAATCATCTCTGATAAAGAAAAAGAGATCATGACGGTTTAA
- a CDS encoding phosphatidate cytidylyltransferase: MLKTRIITAVVLLAVLLPILFFLPPVYIGAFFLVAVLAGAWEWSRLLNPDALRAAWLYATFCLVIIFVLLAFQNVAWQFSILLLSVIFWFFIAPFILAKGMNLSLQRLRPFYVVLGLILLPATWFAIVFLRELGLVFLLSTMALVWVADIGAYFVGKAFGKRKLAAQISPGKSVEGALGGLVLCYAYATACVFFLPFESTLFGAWAIRFGWVPMLLMVSFLTAFSILGDLFESQLKRLTGVKDSSQLLPGHGGVLDRIDALIPTMPIAALLAGLV, from the coding sequence ATGCTGAAGACCCGAATTATTACTGCCGTTGTTCTGTTGGCAGTCTTATTACCAATTCTGTTTTTTCTGCCCCCTGTATATATTGGCGCCTTTTTTCTCGTGGCGGTATTGGCGGGTGCTTGGGAGTGGAGTCGCTTATTAAATCCTGATGCTCTTCGCGCAGCTTGGCTTTACGCTACATTTTGTTTGGTAATCATCTTTGTTTTGCTTGCTTTCCAAAATGTAGCTTGGCAGTTTTCAATATTGTTGCTATCAGTAATCTTTTGGTTTTTTATTGCACCGTTCATTCTTGCGAAGGGTATGAACTTATCACTGCAAAGATTACGCCCTTTTTATGTTGTCCTTGGCCTCATACTGTTACCGGCAACTTGGTTTGCAATCGTTTTCTTGCGAGAGTTAGGTTTAGTTTTTTTACTTTCCACAATGGCCTTGGTTTGGGTGGCAGACATCGGCGCTTATTTTGTAGGTAAAGCTTTTGGTAAGCGCAAGCTCGCTGCGCAAATCAGCCCAGGAAAGTCTGTAGAGGGCGCTTTAGGTGGCCTTGTGCTGTGTTATGCATATGCTACGGCGTGCGTATTTTTCTTGCCATTTGAGTCGACTCTATTTGGGGCATGGGCTATTCGTTTTGGCTGGGTGCCGATGCTATTGATGGTGAGCTTCTTGACCGCATTTAGTATTTTGGGAGATCTTTTTGAATCCCAATTAAAACGTTTGACGGGAGTCAAGGACAGTAGTCAATTGTTGCCAGGTCATGGTGGCGTGCTTGATCGTATTGATGCATTAATTCCGACGATGCCCATCGCAGCCCTTCTTGCAGGTCTCGTGTGA
- the fabZ gene encoding 3-hydroxyacyl-ACP dehydratase FabZ gives MSTPIAIDINKILQLLPHRYPFLLVDRVIEITPRETITALKNVTMNEPFFQGHFPDFPVMPGVLIIEALAQTAALLTFSEERAEDAIYYFAGIDGARFKKPVLPGDQLMMTAKLERGRAGIYKFAVQATVDGEIAAEANITCAVRTKGA, from the coding sequence ATGAGTACACCAATCGCAATTGATATCAATAAAATTTTGCAATTACTGCCGCATCGCTATCCTTTTTTATTAGTCGATCGCGTGATTGAAATTACTCCTCGCGAAACGATTACTGCATTAAAAAATGTCACCATGAATGAGCCATTCTTTCAGGGACATTTTCCAGACTTTCCAGTAATGCCTGGAGTCTTAATTATTGAGGCCTTGGCGCAAACGGCGGCTTTGTTAACGTTTTCAGAAGAGCGTGCTGAAGATGCAATTTATTACTTTGCAGGAATCGATGGCGCACGTTTCAAAAAGCCGGTATTGCCTGGTGATCAGTTAATGATGACTGCAAAATTAGAACGTGGTCGTGCTGGTATTTATAAATTTGCTGTGCAGGCGACAGTTGATGGTGAGATTGCTGCGGAAGCAAATATTACATGTGCGGTTCGGACGAAGGGCGCGTGA
- the uppS gene encoding polyprenyl diphosphate synthase, producing the protein MTQHLSSTLAIPEVSSIPRHVAIIMDGNGRWASKRMMPRVAGHSEGLSAVRKIVQECRRIGVEYLTVFAFSSENWRRPPEEVGFLMKLFLKSLKGEVSRLAENDICLRLIGDLSRFDHAIQEMVEFSEAKTANCKALTFTIAANYGGRWDILQAMQRCVAANPNLKPEDISEELLQPYLSMAYAPEPDLFIRTGGEQRVSNFLLWQLAYTELYFTDVLWPDFDEVQLHKAFDWFSQRERRFGRTSAQLASQVMSDAV; encoded by the coding sequence ATGACTCAACATCTTAGTTCAACACTAGCAATACCGGAAGTTAGCTCCATTCCTCGCCACGTTGCGATCATCATGGATGGCAATGGACGTTGGGCTAGTAAGCGCATGATGCCCAGAGTTGCTGGGCATTCCGAGGGTTTGAGTGCTGTTAGGAAAATTGTTCAAGAATGTCGCCGTATTGGCGTTGAGTATTTAACGGTCTTTGCCTTTAGTTCTGAGAACTGGCGTCGCCCACCCGAAGAGGTGGGCTTTTTAATGAAGCTATTTCTAAAGTCGCTCAAAGGTGAGGTCTCGCGGCTTGCTGAAAACGATATCTGCTTGCGACTCATTGGAGACTTAAGTCGATTTGATCATGCGATTCAAGAAATGGTCGAATTTTCTGAGGCTAAAACAGCGAACTGTAAAGCGCTGACATTTACGATTGCTGCTAATTACGGTGGTCGCTGGGATATATTGCAGGCAATGCAACGTTGTGTGGCAGCAAACCCCAATCTAAAGCCCGAGGATATTAGTGAAGAGTTGTTGCAACCATACCTCTCCATGGCTTATGCGCCTGAACCAGATTTATTTATACGCACTGGCGGGGAGCAACGCGTCAGTAACTTTTTGCTATGGCAATTAGCCTATACAGAGCTCTACTTTACGGATGTACTGTGGCCAGACTTTGATGAAGTGCAATTACATAAAGCGTTTGACTGGTTTAGTCAGCGTGAACGTCGCTTTGGACGAACCAGTGCTCAGCTTGCATCGCAAGTTATGAGTGACGCGGTCTAA